From the Hevea brasiliensis isolate MT/VB/25A 57/8 chromosome 15, ASM3005281v1, whole genome shotgun sequence genome, one window contains:
- the LOC110632191 gene encoding probable indole-3-pyruvate monooxygenase YUCCA3 — MYNSTCLNIPTMFQSSGQEDFLSRRCIWVNGPVIVGAGPSGLAVGAGLKAQGVPFIILERANCIASLWQNRTYDRLKLHLPKQFCQLPNFPFPEDFPEYPTKYQFITYLESYAKHFDITPHFNETVQSAKYDETFGLWRVKTISTSSFIPTEVEYICRWLVVATGENAEKVVPEFEGLQQFGGNITHACDYKSGENYRGKRVLVVGCGNSGMEVSLDLCNHNASPSMVVRSSVHVLPREIFGKSTFELAIEMMKWLPLWMVDKILLLLAWLILGNLKKYGLKRPCIGPLQLKNSQGKTPVLDIGALDKIRSGKIKVVPGIKRFSNGRVELVNGEKLEIDSVILATGYRSNVPSWLRENEFFSEDGIPKNPFPNGWKGKAGLYAVGFTRRGLSGASLDAISVALDIANSWKEETRQKKKTIAARHRRCISHF, encoded by the exons ATGTATAACAGTACTTGTCTTAATATACCAACCATGTTTCAATCTTCTGGTCAGGAGGACTTCCTTTCTCGCAGATGTATATGGGTGAATGGACCTGTCATAGTTGGGGCTGGTCCTTCTGGTCTAGCTGTTGGTGCCGGCCTTAAAGCACAAGGTGTTCCTTTCATAatccttgaaagagcaaactgCATTGCCTCTCTTTGGCAAAACCGAACTTATGATCGCCTCAAGCTTCACCTCCCTAAACAATTCTGTCAACTACCTAATTTTCCATTCCCAGAGGACTTCCCTGAATACCCCACCAAGTATCAGTTCATTACTTACCTTGAATCCTATGCAAAACATTTTGATATAACACCGCATTTCAATGAGACTGTGCAATCTGCTAAGTATGATGAAACTTTTGGCTTGTGGCGAGTCAAAACCATTTCAACAAGCAGTTTTATTCCCACTGAAGTCGAGTACATTTGCCGATGGCTTGTGGTTGCCACCGGCGAAAATGCTGAGAAGGTGGTGCCAGAGTTTGAAGGTTTGCAACAATTTGGTGGCAACATTACGCATGCTTGTGACTACAAATCCGGTGAAAATTATCGTGGAAAGCGTGTACTAGTTGTTGGCTGTGGCAATTCAGGCATGGAAGTCTCTCTTGATCTTTGCAATCACAATGCAAGCCCATCAATGGTGGTTCGAAGTTCG GTTCATGTCTTGCCTAGAGAAATTTTTGGAAAATCAACATTTGAGTTGGCAATAGAAATGATGAAATGGCTACCACTTTGGATGGTTGATAAGATACTGCTACTTCTTGCCTGGCTAATTCTGGGAAATCTGAAAAAATATGGGCTGAAAAGACCATGCATAGGTCCTTTACAGCTCAAGAACTCTCAAGGAAAGACCCCAGTATTGGATATTGGTGCATTAGACAAAATAAGATCCGGTAAGATCAAGGTTGTCCCTGGAATCAAGAGGTTCTCTAATGGCAGAGTGGAGCTTGTTAATGGAGAAAAGCTTGAGATCGATTCTGTAATTCTGGCAACTGGGTATCGCAGCAATGTTCCTTCATGGCTGAGG GAGAATGAATTCTTTTCAGAAGATGGGATTCCCAAAAACCCATTCCCAAATGGGTGGAAAGGAAAGGCTGGGCTTTATGCAGTTGGTTTCACAAGGAGAGGTCTATCTGGTGCATCTCTAGATGCTATTAGTGTAGCACTTGACATTGCCAATAGCTGGAAAGAAGAAACCAGGCAAAAAAAGAAAACTATTGCTGCTCGCCATAGGAGATGCATTTCACATTTCTGA